In the genome of Egibacteraceae bacterium, the window GATCCGCTACGGCATCCGCGATGCCCTTCTCGGCACCGCACGCCTGCATGCCGATGAGCGCGAGCTCAACGGCCTCGCCCGCGAGCTCCTCGCGCGCTTCCACCTGGAGTCCTACGCGCAGGAGCTCGCGAAGAACCTCTCCTACGGCATACGGCGGCGGGTCGAGATGGCGCGCGCGCTCGTCACCCGCCCGAAGCTGCTCCTGCTCGACGAGCCGGCCGCAGGCATGAACCCGGCCGACATCACCGTGCTGCTCGACCTCATCGCATGGGTTCGCGACACCTTCGCCGTCACCATCTGGATCATCGAGCACCAGATGCGGGTCATCATGGGCGTCTGCGAGCACATCCAGGCCCTCGACTTCGGCCGGGTCCTCGCGGAGGGACGCCCCGAGGAGATCCGCAACAACCCCGACGTCATCCGGGCCTATCTGGGGGAGGAGGCCGTGTGACGCTCATCGAGGTGCGTGACCTCGTCGTGTCGTACGGCGCGATCCGTGCGTTGCACGGGCTGTCCTTCGAGGTCGCCGAGGGCGAGATGGTGACCCTCATCGGCGCGAACGGGGCAGGCAAGTCGACGACGCTGTGGTCGATGGTCGGCCAGCTCGGCGAGCTGGGAGGTCGAGCGGAGTCGGGGACGGTCACCGTCGGAGGGCAGGAGGTCCTGCGGCGGCCCGCGCACGAGATCGTCACCGACCTCGGGGTGTGCCTCGTGCCGGAGGGCCGGCGGGTGTTCGGCAACCTCACCGTGCTCGAGAACCTCCGGCTCGGGGCGTTCGCCCGGCGGGACAAGCCGCAGATCGCCGACGACCTCGAACGGGTCTTTTCCCTCTTTCCCCGCCTCGAGGAGCGCAGGGAACAGCTCGCCGATCTCCTGTCGGGCGGCGAACAGCAGATGCTCGCCGTCGGGCGGGCGCTCATGACGCGCCCGCGGGTGCTGCTGCTCGACGAGCCGTCGATGGGACTCGCGCCGAAGCTCGTGCGTCAGGTGTTCGACACCC includes:
- a CDS encoding ABC transporter ATP-binding protein, with the translated sequence MSLLRIDGLTHTFGGLRAVDGFSVALEENQVVGLIGPNGAGKSTVFNLVCGLYQPAGGSIELQGQSLVGRRPHEITALGIGRTFQNIRLWDELSVLDNVRVAHFSQIRYGIRDALLGTARLHADERELNGLARELLARFHLESYAQELAKNLSYGIRRRVEMARALVTRPKLLLLDEPAAGMNPADITVLLDLIAWVRDTFAVTIWIIEHQMRVIMGVCEHIQALDFGRVLAEGRPEEIRNNPDVIRAYLGEEAV
- a CDS encoding ABC transporter ATP-binding protein, translating into MTLIEVRDLVVSYGAIRALHGLSFEVAEGEMVTLIGANGAGKSTTLWSMVGQLGELGGRAESGTVTVGGQEVLRRPAHEIVTDLGVCLVPEGRRVFGNLTVLENLRLGAFARRDKPQIADDLERVFSLFPRLEERREQLADLLSGGEQQMLAVGRALMTRPRVLLLDEPSMGLAPKLVRQVFDTLVEINRAGTTMLVVEQNAHMALRHAHRAYVLQTGAVVLAGPADEVAGNPEVQKAYLGT